A genome region from Hydrogenoanaerobacterium saccharovorans includes the following:
- a CDS encoding glycoside hydrolase family 10 protein, translating to MKRFIALILAATLAFTTAGCTGKPSAPQDLVSTEDTILSREEDEEMISEDEFPDANNISAIEEPSESSSAPSSSSVPSSSASSSVSSAAPQKSSSSSTASSSQSSKSSSSSSSQSSSESSEESEDEDDDEPKSVSSVSGEVRAVWISYLDLSPMIKGKTRSTFRSNIGAAFDNVADLGLNTVIVQVRPFGDALYRSSYFPWSYLISNSNIEGKDPGYDPLEIMVSEAHSRGLKFEAWLNPYRIRSKGSKVDLASNNIASEWLEDESDYVIEYGGGIYYNPARKEVQDLIVNGVKEIVADYDVDGIHFDDYFYPAPDKSFDEDAYAEYKSGGGNLSLASWRRSNVDTLVKRVYSTIKSTNKSCKFGISPQGNRSNNYNLQYIDVEKWTSNAGYIDYICPQIYWGYNNSSAPYQDVLEDWESLINTSRVKLYVGLAAYKIGGSEKDFINSTNIMKRQVLSAREQDHYKGFALYRYDSLFNPDSSLKSQINREVNNLKSILD from the coding sequence ATGAAACGATTTATTGCACTCATTCTTGCTGCAACATTAGCTTTTACCACTGCAGGCTGTACTGGTAAACCCAGTGCGCCGCAAGATCTTGTCAGTACCGAAGATACCATCTTGTCTCGTGAAGAAGATGAGGAGATGATTTCAGAAGATGAATTTCCTGATGCAAATAATATCAGTGCTATAGAAGAACCTTCAGAGAGTTCTTCTGCTCCATCGTCATCTTCTGTTCCATCATCATCGGCAAGTTCCTCGGTTTCTTCTGCTGCTCCCCAAAAATCATCCAGCAGCTCAACTGCTTCTTCAAGCCAATCATCAAAAAGCAGCAGTTCTTCCAGTTCACAAAGTTCATCTGAAAGCTCAGAAGAATCGGAAGATGAGGACGACGATGAGCCAAAATCAGTTTCATCTGTTTCGGGTGAAGTTCGCGCTGTTTGGATATCTTACTTGGATCTTTCTCCTATGATTAAGGGCAAAACAAGGTCCACATTCCGCAGTAACATCGGTGCAGCGTTCGACAATGTAGCCGACCTTGGGCTCAACACGGTTATTGTGCAGGTCCGCCCTTTTGGCGATGCACTCTACCGCTCCAGCTATTTCCCATGGTCTTACCTTATCAGTAACAGTAATATCGAGGGGAAAGACCCCGGCTACGACCCGCTTGAGATTATGGTTTCTGAGGCACATTCTCGCGGACTAAAATTTGAAGCATGGCTAAACCCGTATCGTATTCGTTCCAAAGGCAGTAAAGTGGATTTGGCTTCCAACAATATCGCATCAGAATGGTTGGAAGACGAATCGGATTATGTGATTGAATACGGCGGCGGTATTTATTATAATCCTGCAAGGAAAGAAGTGCAGGACTTGATTGTAAATGGTGTTAAAGAAATTGTAGCAGACTACGATGTCGACGGCATCCATTTTGATGATTATTTTTACCCGGCACCCGATAAAAGTTTTGATGAAGATGCTTATGCCGAATACAAGTCGGGCGGCGGCAATCTCAGCCTTGCAAGTTGGCGCAGAAGTAACGTAGATACATTGGTAAAACGTGTTTACAGCACCATAAAATCTACCAACAAGTCATGCAAATTCGGTATCAGCCCGCAAGGCAACCGCAGCAACAACTACAATTTACAGTACATAGATGTTGAGAAATGGACGTCCAACGCAGGTTATATTGACTATATCTGCCCGCAGATTTACTGGGGCTACAACAACAGCAGTGCACCGTATCAAGATGTCTTGGAGGATTGGGAAAGCCTGATAAATACTTCGCGCGTTAAGTTGTATGTAGGCCTTGCAGCATACAAAATCGGTGGTTCTGAAAAAGATTTTATCAACAGTACCAACATTATGAAGCGACAGGTTTTGTCCGCTCGTGAGCAAGATCACTACAAAGGATTTGCTCTTTACCGATATGATTCGCTGTTTAATCCCGATTCTAGCCTAAAGTCTCAAATCAATAGAGAAGTTAATAATCTGAAGTCAATCCTCGACTAG
- the pfkA gene encoding 6-phosphofructokinase, translated as MEKKQKTIAILTSGGDAPGMNAAIRAVVRTALHRGIRVLGVRRGYNGLINGDMVEMNFLSVSDIMHRGGTVLYTARCPEFREDAGVEKAKETCIKMGIDGLVVIGGDGSYRGARDLSLKGIPCVGVPGTIDNDISSTEYTIGYDTAMNTVCEMVDRLRDTSQSHDRCSVVEVMGRKAGYIALNTGIGCGASVILMPEVECDIEKDVIDKIKSSHKTGKQHFIVMVAEGIGGVEDIAKKIEAATGIESRACVLGHVQRGGAPTVTDRVAATKMGYHAVELLEQGIGNRVVGMQCGEVVDYDILEGLKMVKTIDMNTVKIAEEVAL; from the coding sequence ATGGAGAAGAAACAGAAAACGATTGCGATTCTTACCAGCGGCGGTGATGCCCCCGGTATGAATGCTGCAATCCGTGCAGTTGTAAGAACTGCTTTGCACAGAGGGATACGTGTACTGGGCGTAAGAAGAGGTTACAATGGTTTGATTAACGGTGATATGGTTGAGATGAATTTCCTTTCGGTATCCGATATTATGCACAGAGGCGGAACAGTTCTCTATACAGCGCGCTGCCCCGAGTTCCGCGAGGACGCTGGTGTTGAAAAAGCAAAAGAAACTTGTATTAAAATGGGGATAGACGGGCTGGTTGTAATCGGTGGCGACGGTTCTTACCGCGGTGCGCGCGATCTCTCTCTAAAGGGCATTCCATGTGTTGGCGTACCCGGTACGATTGATAACGATATTTCTTCTACCGAATATACGATTGGATATGATACCGCGATGAACACCGTTTGTGAAATGGTGGACAGATTACGTGATACATCTCAATCTCACGACCGTTGCTCGGTGGTTGAGGTTATGGGCAGAAAAGCAGGGTACATTGCTTTAAACACCGGTATTGGCTGCGGAGCATCTGTAATTTTGATGCCTGAGGTTGAATGCGATATCGAAAAAGACGTTATTGATAAAATAAAAAGCTCGCATAAAACCGGTAAACAGCACTTTATTGTAATGGTAGCAGAAGGTATTGGCGGTGTAGAAGATATTGCCAAAAAAATTGAAGCAGCTACAGGTATTGAGTCCCGTGCATGCGTGCTGGGGCACGTGCAGCGCGGCGGTGCACCAACAGTAACAGACCGTGTTGCGGCTACAAAAATGGGCTACCATGCTGTTGAACTGCTTGAGCAGGGCATTGGTAACCGCGTTGTAGGTATGCAGTGCGGTGAGGTTGTTGATTATGACATTCTCGAAGGCCTCAAGATGGTGAAAACCATTGATATGAATACAGTAAAAATTGCAGAAGAAGTTGCTCTGTAA
- a CDS encoding DNA polymerase III subunit alpha gives MENFVHLHVHTEYSLLDGACRINRLVERVKELGQPACAITDHGVMFGVIDFYKECKKQGVKPIVGCEVYVAPRTRFDKVYKMDTGPYHLVLLCKNETGYKNLIKMVSQGFTEGFYSKPRVDLELLKAHSEGLIALSACLAGEIPRKLLQSDYAGAKETALEYQRIFGEDNYYIEIQDHGIREQKVILPSLVKISEETGIGLVATNDAHYIRKQDNKMQNVLVCIQTNRTVDDPSDMEFATDEFYIKSRSEMLETFPQLEQALDNTVKISEMCNLEFEFGVTKLPFYTAPNGQDNYEYFKKLCYQGLYKHYGDSPEKVIQQRLDYELNVIQKMGYVDYFLIVFDFVNYARSHDIPVGPGRGSGAGSIAAYCIGITGIDPIRYNLLFERFLNPERVSMPDFDIDFCYEKRQMVIDYVVSKYGSDHVAQIITFGTMAARGALRDVGRALAIPYQTVDAVAKSVPMELHMTLDKALTVSAEFKGYYESDEKLKELIDTARSLEGMPRHSSTHAAGVVITRDSVDTYVPLAKNDESIVTQFTMTTLEELGLLKMDFLGLRTLTVISYAQKMIRENYSDFDIDKIPQDDKQVFEMLTRGETEGVFQFESAGMCRTLSGLGPESIEDMIAVISLYRPGPMESIPRYIKNRHNPELVTYKHPLLKPILDVTYGCIVYQEQVMQICRQLAGYSYGRADLVRRAMSKKKADVMEKERRNFIYGIQREDGTWECEGAIRHGVPEQVANQIFDEMNSFAAYAFNKSHAAAYATVAYQTAYLKCHYPKEFMAALMTSVLDNTDKVIEYIDECSRLHIKVLPPDVNFSNEGFTVVGEDIRFGLLAVKNLGKGFIGDLIAERANGYFKGFTDFCQRLHGKDLNKRSMESLIKCGALDSFSANRRQMLLGYEAVLANLDEIKNKNVAGQVSFFDTVQTEVKKEEYQLPNVDDFSLMERLEMEKDTTGLFLSGHPVGEYQNVILKIGAHKILEVTSEHYDNVPVDIVAIIIGKSVKTTRKNDTMAFLTIEDTTGSMEVVVFPKVLVDYNKLLQKGTIAVFSGRISIREDEPAKLICDKVCSVEDKLSAKDSVKYQNSQQQKQTANSGIVYGNGRRRQLFVKTPSAVSEEFERAKNLLEIFEGNTPVYVMFADTGKLTIAPKNLWVDVNNVLIRELIAVLGEENVKIVEK, from the coding sequence ATGGAAAACTTCGTGCACCTGCACGTACATACCGAATACAGCCTGCTTGATGGCGCCTGCCGTATCAATAGGCTTGTCGAACGTGTAAAAGAACTTGGTCAGCCTGCTTGTGCCATTACCGACCATGGCGTTATGTTTGGGGTGATTGATTTTTATAAAGAGTGCAAAAAGCAGGGTGTAAAACCGATTGTCGGCTGTGAGGTGTACGTTGCACCCCGTACCCGCTTTGACAAGGTGTATAAAATGGATACCGGTCCCTATCATCTTGTGCTGTTGTGCAAGAACGAAACAGGCTACAAAAATTTGATTAAAATGGTTTCTCAGGGCTTTACCGAAGGCTTTTACTCAAAACCGCGTGTGGATTTAGAATTGCTCAAGGCACATTCTGAGGGATTAATTGCGCTTTCTGCTTGTTTAGCAGGTGAAATACCCCGCAAACTGTTGCAGAGCGATTATGCCGGTGCGAAAGAAACCGCTTTGGAATATCAGCGTATCTTCGGAGAGGACAACTATTATATCGAAATACAAGACCATGGTATCCGAGAACAAAAAGTGATTTTGCCCAGCCTCGTAAAAATTTCCGAGGAAACAGGCATCGGGCTTGTTGCTACCAATGATGCGCACTACATCCGTAAGCAAGATAATAAAATGCAGAATGTGCTCGTTTGCATTCAAACCAACCGAACGGTCGATGATCCGTCCGATATGGAGTTTGCCACAGATGAGTTTTACATAAAAAGCAGAAGCGAAATGCTTGAGACGTTTCCGCAACTAGAGCAAGCGTTGGATAATACCGTAAAGATTTCTGAAATGTGCAACCTTGAGTTTGAGTTCGGCGTTACCAAGCTGCCTTTTTATACCGCCCCAAATGGGCAGGATAACTACGAATATTTTAAAAAGTTATGTTATCAAGGGCTTTATAAGCATTACGGCGATAGCCCCGAAAAGGTAATACAGCAAAGGCTTGATTATGAACTCAATGTGATTCAAAAAATGGGGTATGTGGATTACTTTTTAATCGTATTCGATTTTGTAAATTACGCCCGCAGTCATGATATCCCCGTCGGCCCGGGCAGAGGTTCGGGGGCGGGGAGTATCGCCGCATATTGCATCGGCATTACGGGCATTGACCCTATCCGTTATAATCTCTTGTTCGAGCGTTTCCTAAATCCCGAGCGCGTCAGCATGCCTGACTTTGACATTGACTTCTGCTATGAAAAACGCCAAATGGTAATCGATTATGTTGTATCAAAATACGGCTCTGACCATGTTGCTCAAATCATCACCTTTGGTACGATGGCAGCAAGGGGTGCACTGCGCGATGTGGGACGAGCACTCGCTATTCCATATCAAACAGTGGATGCAGTTGCAAAATCGGTACCCATGGAACTGCACATGACGCTTGATAAAGCACTTACCGTTTCTGCAGAGTTCAAAGGGTATTATGAATCGGATGAAAAACTCAAAGAATTAATCGATACGGCACGCAGCCTGGAAGGAATGCCACGCCATTCATCTACGCACGCAGCGGGTGTAGTAATTACACGCGATTCGGTAGATACTTATGTACCACTTGCGAAAAACGACGAATCGATTGTAACGCAGTTTACAATGACAACTCTCGAAGAACTTGGTCTGCTCAAAATGGATTTTTTGGGTTTGCGCACACTGACGGTTATCAGCTACGCACAAAAAATGATTCGCGAGAATTACTCTGACTTCGATATTGATAAAATTCCTCAAGATGATAAACAGGTATTCGAAATGCTCACCCGCGGAGAAACCGAGGGCGTGTTTCAGTTTGAGTCCGCGGGCATGTGCCGCACTTTGAGCGGTCTTGGTCCAGAGTCCATCGAGGATATGATCGCGGTCATATCGCTTTACCGCCCGGGCCCGATGGAATCTATCCCGCGTTACATTAAAAACCGTCATAATCCCGAACTTGTCACTTACAAGCATCCGCTGCTAAAACCGATTTTAGATGTTACTTACGGCTGTATCGTGTACCAAGAGCAGGTTATGCAAATTTGCCGCCAGCTTGCGGGTTACTCGTACGGGCGGGCTGACCTTGTTCGCCGCGCCATGAGTAAAAAGAAAGCAGATGTGATGGAAAAAGAACGCCGTAACTTCATCTACGGCATCCAACGGGAAGACGGCACATGGGAGTGCGAGGGTGCCATCCGCCATGGCGTACCCGAACAGGTAGCAAATCAAATCTTCGATGAAATGAATTCGTTTGCCGCTTATGCATTCAATAAATCCCACGCGGCGGCATATGCCACAGTCGCCTATCAAACAGCGTATCTGAAATGCCATTACCCAAAAGAGTTTATGGCAGCGCTGATGACCAGTGTATTGGATAATACCGATAAGGTAATTGAGTACATCGATGAGTGTTCACGTCTGCACATCAAGGTGCTTCCGCCCGATGTAAATTTCAGTAACGAAGGGTTCACTGTTGTGGGCGAAGATATTCGCTTCGGGTTGCTTGCGGTAAAAAACTTGGGTAAGGGTTTCATCGGAGATTTGATTGCAGAGCGGGCGAACGGATATTTCAAAGGATTCACCGATTTTTGCCAACGCCTGCATGGTAAAGACCTCAACAAACGGTCGATGGAAAGCCTAATTAAATGCGGTGCATTGGATAGTTTCAGTGCCAACCGCCGTCAAATGCTTTTGGGATACGAAGCAGTTCTTGCAAATCTTGACGAAATTAAAAATAAAAATGTTGCAGGGCAGGTAAGCTTTTTTGATACTGTACAAACTGAAGTAAAAAAAGAAGAATACCAATTGCCAAATGTGGATGACTTTTCTTTAATGGAACGTTTAGAAATGGAAAAAGATACAACAGGGCTGTTTTTATCGGGGCACCCTGTCGGGGAGTATCAAAATGTTATCCTTAAAATAGGGGCGCATAAAATTTTAGAGGTAACCAGTGAGCATTACGATAATGTTCCAGTGGATATAGTCGCTATCATTATCGGTAAATCAGTAAAAACTACCCGTAAAAACGATACTATGGCATTTCTTACTATTGAGGATACCACAGGTTCGATGGAGGTTGTCGTGTTCCCGAAGGTGCTTGTTGATTACAACAAGTTGCTGCAAAAAGGTACCATTGCGGTGTTTTCGGGCAGAATAAGCATAAGGGAAGACGAACCCGCCAAACTTATCTGTGACAAGGTGTGCAGCGTAGAGGACAAGCTTTCAGCCAAAGACAGTGTAAAATATCAAAACAGCCAACAGCAAAAGCAAACAGCTAACAGCGGTATTGTATATGGCAATGGCAGACGTCGTCAGCTTTTTGTAAAAACGCCGTCTGCTGTGTCTGAAGAATTTGAGAGAGCAAAAAATCTGCTTGAAATCTTTGAAGGTAACACACCGGTTTATGTTATGTTTGCCGATACAGGCAAATTAACCATTGCGCCCAAAAACCTCTGGGTGGATGTAAACAACGTGCTAATCAGAGAATTAATTGCCGTGTTGGGTGAAGAGAACGTAAAAATTGTAGAAAAGTGA
- the whiA gene encoding DNA-binding protein WhiA — protein sequence MSFAQQLKQEIYEARPMEREEQIAQAYGLLLFSKNFSKQALSIQTEHEQTARLFCDYIIDLIGIKTSILYSEFEKKNGSVIYTAVVEADEDRINILHFFGHSPDEVNLRINMQNIRSEKSLKAFISGAYLVCGNITDPRKNYHLEFVTPHMHLCKDLITLISSVLDTPKLTQRRSAYIAYIKESEAIEDIMTYMGATNCSLQLMNVKIYKDVRNKVNRVTNCETANIEKTVAAAAAQLEDINYIFDTRGIDFLSDDLRELAELRADNPEMSLRELGEALSTPLTRSGVNHRLKRLSKIADELRQKKSEKRR from the coding sequence ATGTCCTTTGCACAGCAACTCAAACAAGAGATTTATGAAGCAAGACCAATGGAGCGCGAAGAGCAAATTGCGCAGGCCTATGGTCTTTTGCTTTTTTCAAAAAACTTTTCAAAGCAGGCACTATCTATACAAACTGAGCACGAACAGACAGCCCGCTTATTTTGTGATTATATTATTGACCTCATCGGTATTAAAACCAGCATACTGTATTCCGAATTCGAGAAAAAGAACGGCAGTGTGATCTATACTGCCGTTGTAGAGGCAGATGAGGACAGGATTAATATCCTGCATTTTTTTGGTCATTCGCCCGACGAGGTGAACCTGCGCATCAATATGCAGAATATCCGGTCAGAAAAAAGCCTGAAAGCTTTTATTTCTGGGGCTTATTTGGTATGCGGAAATATTACCGACCCACGAAAAAACTATCATCTCGAATTTGTAACACCGCATATGCACCTATGCAAAGACCTTATTACGCTTATTTCCAGTGTACTTGATACGCCGAAACTTACTCAGCGCCGTTCGGCTTATATTGCCTACATCAAAGAAAGCGAAGCAATAGAGGATATTATGACCTATATGGGTGCTACAAATTGTTCGTTACAGCTTATGAACGTTAAAATTTATAAAGATGTGCGGAACAAGGTCAACCGCGTGACAAACTGTGAAACTGCCAACATTGAAAAGACGGTGGCAGCTGCAGCAGCACAGTTAGAGGATATTAACTATATTTTTGATACAAGAGGAATTGATTTTCTGTCCGACGATTTGCGGGAGCTTGCAGAACTGCGTGCCGACAATCCTGAAATGAGCCTGCGTGAACTGGGAGAGGCGCTTTCAACACCGCTAACCCGCTCCGGTGTAAACCACCGCTTAAAACGTTTATCGAAAATTGCGGATGAACTAAGGCAGAAGAAATCGGAAAAAAGGAGATAA
- the rapZ gene encoding RNase adapter RapZ: MEFLIVTGMSGAGKSGAANVLEDMGYYCVDNMPPALIVRFSEVCMQSGGKINKVAIVVDSRGGDLFSGLFESLEKLKQNNNNYRILFLDCDDDVLITRYKETRRKHPLCESGASSIEQAIHLERELLQPAKMKASYVIDTTLLTAAQLRDKIYDIFEYGVNTRLLINCMSFGFKYGLPSEADLVFDVRCLPNPFYIEELKQQTGKDKPVEDYVLEFEQSRTLLAKLNDLLEYLIPLYVEEGKSQLMIAIGCTGGKHRSVVFTEKIGSFLSDKGYRVVKNHRDILKVKR, translated from the coding sequence ATGGAATTTCTTATTGTAACAGGCATGAGCGGCGCAGGCAAATCGGGCGCCGCCAATGTTTTGGAGGATATGGGGTATTATTGCGTCGACAATATGCCGCCTGCGCTGATTGTTCGGTTTTCTGAGGTGTGCATGCAGTCGGGCGGAAAAATTAACAAAGTTGCCATAGTGGTAGATTCCCGCGGGGGTGACCTCTTCAGCGGCTTGTTTGAGAGCCTCGAAAAGTTAAAGCAGAACAACAATAATTACCGCATTTTATTTTTGGATTGTGATGATGACGTGCTTATCACACGATACAAAGAAACGCGCCGTAAACATCCGCTTTGTGAAAGCGGTGCGTCTTCCATAGAACAGGCTATCCATCTTGAGCGTGAGCTTCTACAGCCCGCGAAGATGAAAGCCAGCTATGTTATCGACACCACATTGCTCACTGCTGCACAGCTGCGCGATAAAATCTATGATATTTTTGAATATGGTGTCAATACGCGTTTGCTCATCAACTGTATGTCGTTTGGGTTTAAATATGGGCTCCCCAGTGAGGCGGATTTGGTGTTTGATGTACGATGCCTTCCAAACCCATTTTACATTGAAGAGCTGAAACAACAAACGGGTAAAGACAAACCGGTAGAAGATTACGTCTTAGAATTTGAGCAATCCCGTACTTTGCTTGCAAAACTGAATGATTTACTGGAATACCTTATTCCGCTGTACGTTGAGGAAGGTAAAAGCCAGCTGATGATTGCCATAGGCTGTACCGGAGGAAAGCACCGTTCGGTGGTATTTACCGAAAAGATTGGTTCATTTTTATCCGACAAAGGCTATCGTGTGGTAAAGAACCACCGCGATATATTAAAAGTTAAAAGATAA
- the murB gene encoding UDP-N-acetylmuramate dehydrogenase, translating to MEANEQLVNFCKEHQIICLTNQSMKDYTSFEIGGNAKVMVKPSSIEQIQQVMRFCQSADLNPLIIGNGSDLLVCDEGIFRPIVQIGSLFSNIRIENGNQLVCEAGVSLAKACTFAWQHSLTGMEFAYGIPGNVGGAVYMNAGAYGGEMKDIVSCVKHVTLSGEIETLCGDACDFGYRHSAYTDNGYCIAEVRFQLSEGDSDKIRAKMDELMNRRKSKQPLEYPSAGSTFKRPVGDYASALIDRCGLKGRCVGGAMVSEKHAGFLINYNQATCADVLALVKIVQDEVKEKTGYALECEIKHITD from the coding sequence AAATTTTTGCAAAGAACATCAAATCATTTGCCTTACCAACCAATCGATGAAGGACTATACCTCATTCGAGATTGGGGGCAATGCAAAGGTAATGGTAAAGCCGTCTTCGATAGAGCAAATACAGCAAGTCATGCGTTTCTGCCAATCGGCAGATTTAAATCCGTTAATTATCGGCAACGGCTCCGATTTGCTGGTGTGCGATGAGGGTATTTTTCGCCCCATTGTACAAATCGGCAGCCTATTCAGCAATATTCGCATAGAAAACGGTAATCAGCTCGTCTGCGAAGCAGGCGTTTCGCTTGCAAAGGCTTGTACTTTTGCTTGGCAGCATTCTCTTACCGGTATGGAGTTTGCCTATGGTATCCCCGGCAATGTCGGCGGCGCTGTTTACATGAATGCCGGGGCATACGGCGGTGAGATGAAAGATATCGTTTCGTGCGTAAAGCATGTCACGTTATCGGGTGAGATAGAAACACTTTGCGGTGATGCCTGTGATTTTGGCTACCGCCACAGTGCCTACACAGATAATGGCTATTGTATTGCGGAGGTGCGCTTTCAACTTTCAGAAGGAGACTCTGATAAAATCAGAGCAAAGATGGACGAATTGATGAACCGCCGTAAAAGCAAACAGCCGTTGGAATATCCCAGCGCCGGAAGTACCTTTAAACGCCCGGTGGGAGATTACGCATCTGCACTGATTGACCGTTGCGGATTAAAAGGCAGATGTGTGGGCGGTGCAATGGTGAGCGAAAAACATGCGGGCTTTCTCATCAACTACAATCAAGCTACCTGTGCGGATGTATTGGCACTTGTTAAGATAGTGCAGGATGAAGTAAAAGAAAAAACAGGCTATGCTTTAGAATGTGAAATCAAACATATTACCGATTAA